The genomic stretch CAGGACGTTCCATTCTCCCGGAACGATGGCCGAAGGTATGCGCAGGAAGGCCGTGCGCATGGACTCGCACCATTCCGTGCCGATGCGCTGTGTGCCTTCCAATGGCGGCTCGGACGTCCAGTCGTCGGGCAGTTCTCCGATGCCGACGGTTTCGACAGCGACGTCGGCCGGTACGACGACTTCGATGGCGACGAAGCGGAGGCGTGAGTCCTCGGGCGCGAGGTGGACGAAGAGTTCCAGCGCGGCGAGGCTCAGGGACTCGGAAAGATAGACGGCGGTCGTATCGCGCAGATTCCACCGGCCTCCATACAGACGGGCTCCTTCTCCATCCATGGCGTGAGCGGCATATCGGTGCTTGACGATACGCCAGAACGATCGGGTTTCGGCGGCCATCAGGTATAGACGCCGTATTCGAGGCGGCCGAGAAGATCTTCCACCTCACGCGCTCCCGCTTCGGATTCGAGGAGAGAAAATGGCGTGCGGTTACCCAGACCACGTTGCGGTTCGCGCAGCCACGTATATGCCCGTTCGGTGTTCTCGAACACTTCCTGTGCGAAGGCCATGATGCGGGCGATGCGGTAGAGTCGGTCGCTCATCGCCGCCGTGAGATGGGGCTCGTCTTCCTTGGCGATGCGCTGGAGCGTCTTGGCGCTGACGCCGAGCGACTGGGCCAGTTCGGCCTCCGTAAGCTGGAGCGATTCCTTGACGTGCTGTGCGGCCTGGAGGCGGAACCCCTGCTGAATCGCCGCGTGCAGGTCCAGTTGAGTCCGTACGGGAAGGCCTACCGCCGGCTTTCCGCCGATGATCTTGTATACCTTGGCGATGGTCATGGTGTGATTCCTGGTGGACAACTGACTGCAATATACGGGACAAATGTCGCTTTATTGCATTCGATCGACATGAAGTGATCGAAATGATGTCCTTGGGAAATCAGTTGTATCTGGTGCGGATGGCCTCGGCTACCTCTTCCATGTACCATTGCGGAGTACTGGTGGCGCCGCTGATGCCTACCGTCTCCGCTCCGGCGAACCATTCGTCGTTCAGTTCCGACGCGTTCTCGATGAAGTAGGTTCGCGGGTTCGAGGCATGGGCCACGTCGTACAGCACCTTGCCGTTGCTGGAGGCCCGGCCGGCGACGAAGATCACGACGTCGTTGTTCGAGGCGAACTGGGCGAGCTGCCCTTCGCGGCCGCTGACCTGGCCGCAGATGGTGTCCTTGGCGTGGAATTCGGTAGCGATTTCCTCGATGGTGTCCACCACCAACTCGGCGATACGGGCCTTGAGAGCATCGCGAATGGCCTGGAAGGTAGGCCTGTCCATCGTCGTCTGCGAGAAAAGGACGGTCTTGCGGGCTGGATCGACGAGGGCGAGGGCTTCGTCGACGTTCTTGACGACGACGCAATTATCGTGGACGACACCACGGACGCCGAGTACTTCGGCGTGATCCTTCTTGCCGAAGATGACGATCTGGTATTGCTGGTCGTAGAACTTGCGGACGCGTTCCTGGAGCTTGGTCACGACCGGGCAGGTAGCGTCGATGATTTCGATGCCGTATTCCCAGGCCTTGCGATAGGTGGCGGGAGGTTCGCCGTGGGCGCGGATGATGACCTTGGCTCCACTATGTGCCAGGCGTTCGAAATCGTCGACGGAAACGGTTTCCAGTCCCTTGGCTTCGAGTCTCGCGATCTCGCTCGGATTGTGGATGATGTGACCGAGAACGTAGACGTTACGGTTGGCACGTTCCCTGGCGAGCTGGTCCTCGGCGATCTGTACCGTGCGTACCACGCCCCAGCAGAAGCCGGAAAATCTGTCGATGGTAACGTTCATGATCGCGTCGATGCCTGCACAGTGAATTACAAGTTGCCGTAGCCCGAGATCAGGTTGTAGGCGCTGAGGTACTTGCGCGCCAGAGTG from Candidatus Kapaibacterium thiocyanatum encodes the following:
- a CDS encoding 4-hydroxy-3-methylbut-2-enyl diphosphate reductase, which gives rise to MNVTIDRFSGFCWGVVRTVQIAEDQLARERANRNVYVLGHIIHNPSEIARLEAKGLETVSVDDFERLAHSGAKVIIRAHGEPPATYRKAWEYGIEIIDATCPVVTKLQERVRKFYDQQYQIVIFGKKDHAEVLGVRGVVHDNCVVVKNVDEALALVDPARKTVLFSQTTMDRPTFQAIRDALKARIAELVVDTIEEIATEFHAKDTICGQVSGREGQLAQFASNNDVVIFVAGRASSNGKVLYDVAHASNPRTYFIENASELNDEWFAGAETVGISGATSTPQWYMEEVAEAIRTRYN